Genomic segment of Gouania willdenowi chromosome 17, fGouWil2.1, whole genome shotgun sequence:
atgACATATGTAGACAtggggaaaaagaaaagagaaaagctagttaaaaaattacataataatTTTGGACATGTTGCCAAAGATtgggattttttgatttttgaaactgattcaCAGTCCGTATATTGATCCCGCAGGCAAGAGAAGTGTACACCTTACAGTTCATTTAACGTAAAGTAAAGACGATCAAAGATACAATCAAAAATTAACAAACTGACGGCAAAAGAAGACTAACGACATGGTAAAGGAAGACATCACTGAGACAAAgtgaatgtaaaatgtaaagagtgggactaggattgaTAAACAGCGCTACTTAATACCAAAaaactgtacatactgtatgtattcagtAGAAAAAAGTGGGCTTGGGGTTTATTTGCTCTTTAAGTGCTAACAAGAGGAAGACCCTGAACTAGTTAGATGATTAAGGTTATACCATTGATTTACACAGGATGAAAAACCATTTAGAACCCAGTACATTCTGTACTTTTTTCCTAACtgtttgatatattttattGCAGAAAGACAGATTTTATCATTCATTGTAATAAGTTAGGCTTTTTCTTGGTTTTGATTTTAAAGGGAATCGCATCATCATGGGCAAGAGCCATGTGTTTCGCTTCAACGATCCGGAGCAAGCACGTCTTGAGCGTGAGAGGACGCCATGCGCTGAAACACCAGTGGAGCCTGTGGACTGGGCCTTCGCCCAGAGGGAGCTGCTGGAGAAACAAGGCATTGACATGAAACAGGAGATGGAGCAAAGGTGGGGTGAAAGCATAAGATGGTCATGATCATCAATATAAATTATGCTGACACTcatggttactttaaaaaatattttgctattttggtgttgttttaatgTACATTGGTATTAAATGAAGTTCCTTCAAATCTTTCAGGCTTCAGGAGCTTGAAGATCAATACCGTAAAGAAAGAGAAGAGGCCAGTAACCTCCTGGAACAGCAGAGGCTGGTGAGTGCACTCTGGTGctgtcaattcaattcaattcaactttatttatgtagtgACAGtcatttttgatgaaaatacTCAACACAACATGAGCAAGCATTAATGACGATGGAGAAAACACACTCACTTTACACAGGAAGAAACCTCCAGCTGAACCAGACTCAtaggactggttggggttagtggaccaAAACAGGACAACAGAACGGGATAGAGAAAAAGATCATCAGAGTATCACAGAATGGTTGAACTGCAAACCAAATATTGTCAGCTCCAATGCCAGGATACCTGCAAATGCTAGCTAAGAGACAGGAgaaagcacagactgcagagAGGCATGGGCTATAAGCATGGTCTTATATCCTCAACCCTATCTCAGACCCACCCAAGTGGGAGGAGAGGAAGCCAGAAGGGGGAGGAATGAAATAACTGAGCTGGTCccaattataatttttacatATCTAAATCTTCATTATCTAAATTTGACTTTGTTCTAccttgattttattatttttaatattgaaatatCATCATGCTACTGTTCTTCACATAGGATTATGAGAGCAAACTGGAGGCCCTTCAAAAACAAGTAGACTCTCGGTACCTTGAGTCAcctgaagaagaggaagaaccAGAAGAAGAAGGTGATAGTCTCACTTTTGCCAGTATACATTTGTGACATATTCCTCGCCAGTTGATGTTTAACAGAAATGCTATTCTTGCATCACCCGGTTTTCTCTGCAGTGCAATGGACAACGCATGAAACAGAACTGGCTCTTTGGGCTTTTCGAAAGTGGCGGTTCTATCAGTTTACTTCGCTCAGAGATCTGCTGTGGGGCAATGCCATCTTCCTCAAAGAGGCCAATGCTATTAGCGTGGAGCTAAAGAAGAAGGTTGGGAAACTTTTGAGAGCTATACTTAAAATACGTGGTTTCAACCATTGTGTTTTGTCACAGCAGTGTGTCTTGAGACATTTTCAGATATACCGTATAAAGTTTTACTCAGGGGCTCCAAATAGGTTTTTTgctcttatttttttgtagtcagAGTCCAACTGTCATCCATGGCAGTAGGTAGCACAATGAGGCTGCAATGTGGTGTACATCTATGTTGAAGCTCACAAACGCTCTCAAATGTAAATTCTTGAAATATTGTAGCAAAATCTTCAACATTTTTTCTAGTCACTTTGCACAACATACAATACAATCAAAATGTTTCTCGGtattataaaatcatcatgatgCAAGATAAACTTGCATTGAAATAATCAAATAGACCAAAACAGGTAGAATGTCATCTTCCTCTAAGGGAACATAGTTTATGATCTGCCTTTTCCCCCCTCtcctttcctcctgtttttccttttttcatttaaacatgATGGTGCCACAGATGGCTGTCTCGGTGTGTTGGTGCGCATGTTCTTCGCACCAACTGCCAAGTTAAATTCTTTGTgctgttttaaatcagaaagaATAAAatcttttctgattctgattcactTTGTAAAATTAAGGATACGATGCATGACTATGATTGCTGAGAAAAAAGACATTGTTGTGGGAGAAATTgcattcctttctttttggcAATGAATGGAAATCATGAAATAGCAGTAATAccattaaactatttatattttaatgtataCTTTGCttgatatatataaaacaagacAGTGGAGACTTTTTACAGACAGTAAGATGTGTTTACtgtacaaaattattttatgaaCCAGCCGGAACTCTGTCTAACACTCTAATCCTGTGGTGTCTCTGCAGGTCCAGTTCCAGTTTGTCCTGTTGACCGACACTCTCTACTCTCCGCTCCCTCCTGACCTTTTACCTCCCAGTGTGGCCAAGGAGAGGGAGAGTCGACCCTTCCCTCAGACCATAGTTGCCGTTGAGGTTCAAGATCAGAAGAATGGAGCCACACATTACTGGACTCTTGAGAAACTCAGGTACTTACAGGTTTGAGTTGAATGCAGGTGGGGAACATATGACCATGTAACAattgtttttctatttgtgACCCCCCCTTTAGGCAGCGGTTGGACCTGATGAGAGAGATGTATGACCGAGCAGCAGAGTTGCCCAGCAGTGCTGTGGAGGACTGCGATCACGCCTTGACAGGCGGAGATCCATTCTATGATCGCTTCCCCTGGTTCCGTTTGGTTGGCAGGTCGGTAACCTTCATCAATTCATGcgacacagagaaaacatgcatGTTGTTTCCACAACATGTTTCTCATCACTTACCCTTTCTTTATTCACTCAGAGCTTTTGTGTACCTAAGTAACCTGTTGTACCCGGTGCCACTGGTGCACCGCGTGGCAATTGTCAGTGAGAAAGGGGAGGTAAAGGGCTTCCTTCGAGTGGCTGTACAGGCCATCTCAGGTACAAATACCAGTCAGCTGGGTGGCATATTCTGTCACTTACCTGCTGTGTTAAGTGTAACCTCatgctttctgtttttttctgttttagctGACGAAGAGGCCCCAGATTACGGCTCTGGTGTGAGGCAGTCCGGCACTGCTAAGATCTCCTTTGAAGATACACAGTTTGAGAAGGTACTTGAGATTTCcttattagaaaaataaaatgtgcacagTAACTTCATTAAAATGTCACCACAATGTGTTTTTGGGAGTTATCTTCTAatccagtggttcttaaccttcTTGGAAGTACTGTACCCTGCAAGCATCATCAGTGCATTTACTGAACCCTTTatgactgaaaaaataaattaaaaatgatttctttgaaacaaaagtatttttttcagaCACACACCAAAGCCTTGGCCGATTTTACGCTTTGttcaaaattattttaagtcttataaattaatatttaaagtgtaactaCACCCCAAGCCCACTTTTTTATGCTGAtttcatatgtatttgggtattaagtagtgctgtttattaatcatagtcccactcttcacattttagttgtaaaatgtcagttacTGGCCCCTTTGGGTTGAACGCCAGCTATTACACTTTATCTTTGGTATTGGCTGAGATGGATTATTTGGATTTTGGTGCGTcaccaactttcactgttggccccgcccctcctataaaagctgagaggagggaggaggatttcctcaatcacagccctcagtgagcattgattgacagccttaATGAGGGACTCCTCTATTCAGCGGTGATGTTTTTCACTCTGTACTtttataaagagcagattctgcactaatcagagggttcatcaagctgtgtgtatgtacagataCATCATGTGtatattcccgtctgtctctgtgtgcgcGTGCAGACGTGCATGTACGTCTTATCGTTGTGTGCGTGAGGTGGTGGAGAGCAGGGCTataaggctgtgtgtgagcttcatgtcgtgtgtgtctgtggttgagtgacacatctcagctgtgaactcggtatgtgtgtgtgcagacacaTTCTCTGTCTCTGACCGGCagcctgagtgggcgtgtcttactgctccaGGAGTAACGCCcttaatcaaggcatttttttaaaatatcccCCTTAGTGGCagatcagcagaaagcaggggtttaattattatttaaaatcaacattcaacattttattattgtaatttatcttttaaaacTATGTATTTTGTGCAAcacatttttactatttttactGCCAAACTCCTGAGACTGACTCAACTAACTAATCATGTATGTAGTACAATAATTTGTGTTCTTGGATTTAGTTTCAGACTGATTCAGCTCCTGGTGGTCTGTCACACTCCAACACCTCTCAAGAAGAACTGCGTATTGTAGAGGGGGAGGGACAAACCTCTGAGACAGGAATATCTGCAGATGAAGTCAACAACAACACCTGTGAAGGTAAGCAGCCACATTTAAGTAGTTGCTTGACTTGATAATCTGTAGGCCATGCTAGTGTTTTTTCACTGGGGAGGGaagataaatgaaaaatgatgcATGTGTTGTAGACTGTCAATCTTGAAATCATCCAGGTCCTTTTTTGCCGTACCTGCTTGTTCTATCAtttagatcaataaaaaaaaaaaaaactgagttgaTATAACCACACATCTACTTcaagtgtattttcttttttaaaaggtaGTGTCTAATATTAGTCTTTGCCTCTCTCGATCTGACTTATGTAGCCTCACAGGAGGTTCCCTGCAGCCCAGTGAAGTCTTTGGATCTGGATCTGGATCTGTCTCCAGAAAAAGCTCTGTCCCACCTGAAGATCGGCAGCACCTTTACCTTCAGAGTCACCGTCCTACAGGCTTCCAGCATTTCTGCAGAGTATGCTGACATCTTCTGCCAGTTCAAGTaagtaaattatcatttttttgcaTAATGAAAATGTAAGTTACCaacttatattttaaaaagttttacaTGAATTCTGACCTCTCACTGGCATTAATTGTGGttctttttaatcatttaattgtattattttcttgTGTCTATATCCATGCTTTAATGAAAGGAATGCAATGCACAATGTATAGAAGCAATACATAGTGTCTGTGATTGTGATCATAGGCAGTAGGATCGAAGGAGTGACAGACGTAATGTGGACAGTGAATAAATCTGTCATTTTCAGGGATAAATTGAGCTAGAAGGCCAGGCCATTGCCTGGAATTATAAAAGTGATTCTGATAATTCAAACTAAGGGAATGGCTACAGGTAGAGCTGCTAATTGTTGAAGGTATGggggatggatgcatggatggatgaatggattggTGATATTGTGATTCTTAAAAACGTTAACTCATTATTTACTACATATTACTTATTTCCAAAGCACAGAAGGTTCTAGAGAATGAAATACAAAGCATGAGCAACATAGTTTCCAAAGGTTAATATGAGCAAttcttgttttaaaaacaaagaaatggaTGAAATTTCCAAAGTTATCATGCAGTAAGGGCCCTATTCGCCAATCTGTACTGAAGCCCTTTTTTTACGTGCCTGCCAGTACGCACCTCCCTTCTGTACGTATTCTCcagtccaggctcctgacacgcccaccgtcaACCAAAAGTGCGTAATCTGtcaatgaaggcggtctgaagccaGAGAGGCGGACTGAGCCTCATGTCtttttttggggctgtctagaaatcacagaacatgaagttttcccaacgcctgtaaatgtcattgaaatacgtgaaaatgataaagcgcactcttaatttgaaatgcctttattgataaacaatgtaacaggttgatttgatcagattattgatcagattactgcagggTGAAGATTGGCTGAACCACAGTTAATTCCTCTGTTTTTTCTCCCTCATATTAATGCCAGATTAACGTTTGCTTGTGTGAAAAGACTGATTTTATAAATTTCTTACATTCCTGCAATTAGAAATGATCAGCGTGCAttagtcgtcatcatcatcatcatcatctgtcatcatcATTTCACATATTGTTTACtcttgtagtggatcaaactgtggcttttaGTTgaacacagtgttaaaatagttgagCATCAGTCTGAGGTCTGTCACAGTTTCTTTTACCAAGCTGCAGCCGAGGTGCGCACCACAGCACACCCTGCGACAATGCTCCCATTGTCCTTCCAGGAAAAGGAGTGGACAGCAtgggtaaaatataatgaaatgtaacacattttgtcccgctTTGAACTGGTAAATATGAACATATTAGGAACTCTGATGGTCAAACTATTGGCGTGCTTGTGTTACTCCCCCCTTCACCACCCCAGTGACAGTGTGACAGTGTCAGTATGAATAGATTCTTTCTGAGTCTCTTTTGCAATATTATGTGTCCGTATGGCCTGAATTGTAACTAAGTCTAAAGTTCTACTGGCACTGCATTTATTCTAGATTCAGAAGCGCATAAGAGGAAAATAACTTAAGTCTCCTGGAGattgcgcgtaaagccagagtGCTTAACTGGGATCAAGGCACGCAGTGACTGACTCAAGTACAAGGGGAGAATAgtgcacagccaaaaacagttcCACCGAGCAGCTTTTCTGACTTACGCGCAGGCCCTAAATGTGCAATTTACATGTGACATCTCATTTATTCTAGCTTCATCCATCGTCACGACGAAGCCTTTTCCACTGAGCCACTGAAAAACACAGGCAGAGGCCCTCCACTGGGTTTTTATCATGTACAAAATGTAAGTGCTTCAGTGCCTATTTTAAAAATCGTTACTGGTGCATATTAAGAAAAGCtaattttcttttctattacCTTTATTAAGATCACAGTGGAAGTAACCATGTCCTTCCTGGAGTACATCAAGACTCAGCCCATTGTGTTTGAGGTGTTTGGCCATTACCAGAAACAGCCTTTCCCTCCCCTCTGCAAAGACCTAATCAGGTCAGGAAGGAACTTGAAACTTGCCTGTCCTCTTGTTTGTGAATACTTAAATTATTCTCTTAACCTTTCCACTCATGCTGTCTTTCAGCCCACTAAGGCCAATCAGAAGGCAGTTCCCTTTGGTGATGCCTTTATCCAAACCAGGTTGGTGATTACTTTTTATGACAGCATATGGTCATGGTAAATTCtaacaacagcaaaaactgTGGTGAGGCTGTTTGAATGTTTGCctgtaaaaagaaacaaattatGAGCTACACTTTactgtcacatacagtataaacaggtacataaatgacatttgttttttgtttttaacccatatctgaggagcagtgggcaccCACAGTTGAACTCCTGTGGAGCAGTTAGGATTAGGGGTTTTGCTCAAGAGCCTACAGTAATGGCCCAAGGCAAATTCAAACCAACAACCCAACAGTTATGTGTCTGCTTCTTTAACCATTTACCCTTATCCAGAGCTGTCTAGAGTTTTTAACAAAGGTGGAAGTTTAAATTgtcacaatatttatttatattataccATAATTTTACTGGACCAATCCCCTTGAGATCAGATTCAGATGAACAGTATTTAGGTCCTAAACTAATCTACCACCTTAAGCAAAGTGACTTCTgaagtttttaaacaaaaataatgcaaacGTGACAGATATTTAGttattttgattgttgttttagtACCGGCTACAAAGCTCAGCACTCTGACTCGCTCCACTGCTGGTCCCTGCCACGCCAAGTACGACCTCATGGTTTTCTTTGAGATTTGTGAGCTGGAGGCCAACGGAGAGTGAGTCCTTTTCTTTGGGGAATCatcaaagtaaaacaaaaattggGAAATACATGTACATAGATTTTACAGGGATactaatttctctctctctcttataGTTACATCCCAGCTGTGGTTGATCACAGAGGAGGGATGCCCTGTCATGGGACATTCCTCTTACATCAggtgagattgtgtgtgtgctgctttaACAATACTTGTAAATTATCACTAAACACATTACAAATATGGTTCATTGTATTAACAATATTAACCTATTTTAGCTATCCTTTTGTATTCATCTCTGAGACAAAATCCTTTCCCATCTTCTGATGACTCCACAGGGCATTCAGAGGAGAATCACTGTCACCATTGCTCATGAAACTGGCAGCGACATCGAGTGGAAGGAGGTGAAGGAGCTGGTTATTGGTGAGTAGAATATTTAGATTAAGTTCAGATGAGTTGAAATACTATAAACAAAGCTACCATGAAGAAACTTTATGACCCTTGTGTTATCCTAGGTCGTATTCGAAACACGCCGGAGGCAGATGAGACCATCATAGACCCCAACATCCTCTCCCTCAACATCCTGTCATCTGGATACTTCTGGCCAAAACATGATGACAAGTATGAGCTTTGGGGAATTTTATGTTCACTGCATGATGTCATTAGTCTCTATTTACTAATCCAACAACCCACTACAGTTAACTGTACAGTTAACAGTTGgagataaatatttatattacatAATTTGATTGTATTTCTATTTGTATTCTTCTACATGTCATTTGCATTGCAGCGTCAAAAGAGCTTTTAATGCATGTTTCTGCTCAAATCATTTTCTTTTGCCAGATTCAAGTTTGAGTAAAACATTTCTAATTTCcttttctcatcttttttgCTAATTGCAGCGTCTCGCTTGGAGTTGATCATAGGTATAACAAATTTAGGCATTTATTGCATTGTTAATAATATTAGAATATTCATTTTAGGGCTTTTTAACAGCTATCTTGGTTTTCATTGACTGCTCCtattttagacatttttgtttttttctgactgCAGAACCTTTTATCGGTTTGAGGCGGCATGGGACAGCTCCATGCACAACTCTCTACTTCTTAATAGAGTGACTCCATACGGGGAAAAGATCTACATCACTCTCTCTGCTTATCTGGAGGTAAATGAAAATGGGACACATTCCCTAATGCTGAGTATGACAATTCCAAACACAGCTTAGTCTTACAAATGTGTGCTGGTGTGCACGGTCATGCAAAAAATTTAATCTACTCAATTTTAAAATtgagtagtagaagtagtagtagaagttaaaaaaaaaaaaaaaaaaaaaaactttttcctgTATAATGTTGAATGATTCTTTTCAAGGATTTTGCAAACAAAAGGAAGGTTGGCTATTGGTCTAAAATTGATAAATCGCTTGCAACAGGCTTTGGTACTTTTGCATCAAGTTTTAATATTCtctgacattttatttagaccatttaaaaaaaatatgcagtttAGCCTCAAcagtggagagagtagcagcctcctgtactGAGATTGGGGGCTGGTTGCaaagaaatatgctctctcctgccTGTACCTGTTCGTACTCTCACTGCAGCATTCTTGATCAACTGTAGTCTTTTTAATGAGTTACTGGAACATTCTTGACagtaaataattacaataaactagtctagatgtaacaaatgcatgatTAGTTTTCTGGCATCACTCTGGGTCAGTGAAATCACTTCTGGTTTGTCCTGgataagaaggagaaagttaccgCTCGTCCATGATTAAATGTCTTTAAGAGAcaggcctggagttttaataactgatgagtttcatctgatttaatTGACAAATAGAGATGTGTATTATCCACATAGCAATGGACATTTATTGTATGGTTCCTGTCTGATTATGTTACCTCGTGATAGCAtaatatgtaaaacaaaaaaaaatagtggtcctaaaactgaaccttgtggaactccataaTTAACTTTGGCGTGCACTGAGGAGATTATTAACATCTACCAAACCAGTGCTGTTCCTTTACTCCCAAAATCAATTTTCAGTCTCTGCAGCTATAAATCATGATCAGTTATATCAAGAGGACCAGACATGAGACCAACCCTGCGTCTGAGGCTAAAGgtgatcattggttacttttactagacaatggcccccccatggtttcacacatgcacagagctggttaggaacggccctggttgccagtgtgagtacaccctaaggcagtctctgtgctatAATGGgatctaaagccagactgaaagctcttgtctaaattgttcctatgttgattagggatgtaacgaatcactcaactcccgatacgattcgattcacgatactgggttcacgatatgattctctcacgatttgttttacaaaatgggactgtagacattttttgggttcaaaactataaaaaactgtactgtttttcttttatttttcattgtcaaaataatcccttgataaactattcaaaacaatgcagtttaactaaaaataaatcttgaatgaaataaataaaggaataatacaaatgaagcagaagcctattaatttaaattctggttctatagtaaacaatgcaaaactgcataatagttcttttttctttttaaaagtgcaactgaaaatgtattttgtgccttaacaattggactttaaaaaaacacagtcattgcactgtatttagggcagatatttgtttggaccagcagagggcgttggtaacccagtggtcggttggcatgcagatatcttgcagtgaagaagagatgctatgctaatacaaaaacttgacttttacagatactgtattcacgtaatattacagatattatttccgTGTTATAAGGGTAAAGAATCATTCAAgaatttaagagtagaaggcggccagaaagaaagtagtagcagattccgcccgccccggcacttccggatagcgccctctgctgtttaaaaaaagtactgcgattcatttttcacagtatcgatgtgtacagtgatacctatgaatcaatttttaactgcctcacgattaatcttttCAAGGATTTTGCAAACAAAAGGAAGGTTGGCTATTGGTCTAAAATTGATAAATCGCTTGCGTTAAGGTTAGGCCTTTTAAGGAGAGGTCTAACTAGAGTTGTCTTAAAAGCCTGTGGCTCATAACAGTTACTGAGGATTTGTTGATCCAATTCACCATATTAGTGCTCATCAGTGGAAAAGTGGAAAAACTTTAAACTGAAGTTTGGATCGGATCTAAGAGACAGGTTGTGGTTTAGAAGCACGATTGAAGTCAGCTCAAATAGACCAATAGGAGTAAAACGGTGTagataaaagctgcatgttggaGTTATTTCAGCAGCTGatttgtttaagaaaaaaaaaaagctgcaattGTCTCTCTAAATATAATATTGTTATGCGACTGGCACCACTGTTGTCCTTATCTTCACTTCTCATTTACTCAGTATTcacaaaatgtaacttttttaaaACCAGAATGGTTAAATATCgttaaattaaaatcaaattgttatttaattgcCCTTTTTACTTTTGCCCAGATGGAGAACTGCACTCAGCCCACAGTTGTCACCAAAGATTTCTGTATGGTGTTTTACTCTCGTGATACAAAGCTGCCAGCATCCCGCTCCATCAGAAACCTGTTCAGCACCGGCTGTCTCCGACCCTCAGAAAGGTATTAAAGGGTTTATGGATGACTCAAATCTAAATTGCTTAATTATTAAGATAAATtcttaatttcacattttctttgtcTAATTTTATCCAGCAACCGTGTGACAGGAGTCTATGAAATCACCCTCTGTCATGTGGCTGATAACGGGAGTCCAGGTAATGCAgaatcaaagtaaaagtactAAAAAGATCTTGTTTGTGAGGAATTAAAGATGAAATGGTGTTTGTGGATCAGGCATGCAGCGTCGTCGCAGGCGTGTTCTGGACACATCGGTGGCGTATGTCCGAGGGGAAGAAAACCTGGCTGGGTGGAGGCCTCGCAGTGACAGCCTCATCCTCGACCATCAGTGGGAGCTGGAGAAGCTCAGCTTACTACAGGAGGTCCGTTCAATGACggaataaaacatgcaaacaaaaattTCAACTGGAGATTAGTTGCACTTCCATGTTATCAATTATTGCTAATCTCAAAAAAACTATTGTTAAAAAGTTACACAAAGGAATAGCCACATTTTCTAAAGTAATCACAACTAACAATTATTTGCAAATACAAATATAGGGCAATTAGAGATGTTTGCACTGCCTGCACCAAATGCCACCTTTCTTGCACCTCTTAGAGATATTTCTATTTGTCTTGTAAAGGTGGAGAAGACACGGCACTACCTGCTGCTGAGGGAGAAGCTGGAGGCGACTCTACAGGCAGGACAAGAGGCACTCTATAAGACCAGCGACATCAGCGACTTTGCAAAGAGCCCCGTTCTCAGCCACTGCCCCGGGAGCAGCAGCCCTGCCCCTGACAGCCCCAACCAGAGGCAGAGGGAGTTGGCTGCAAAGGTGAGTGCTGCTCCCTGAAGCATCAACAATAACATAGGTCCTAAATCTAGTTAGTTATTGTTGTCTTTCACTTGTTTTCTTCCAGTGTCTGCGTCTGCTGATGCACACCTTCAACAGGGAGTACAGCCAGGTGAGCAGCAGTGCCAGTGAGAGCAAGGTGAGCCCCAGCCTAGGCCCTCTAACCCAGCCCTTCAATCCTTCTCAGCCAGATGTTTACAGCTGTTCCTCCACCAAGTCTTTTAGCCCTGCTTTCCCCATCTCACTTCACTCACTGCTGCTCATCCTCAATCATGGTTTTGTTTTATCCTGTTTGTCTAATATTACAGCTAATTTCATTGTCAATATCTTTATAACTTTACAAACTCACCTAGATTAAACAACATGCAAGCTTCACTTTGGATTGTTTTGCGTTGTTTTAACAGGCTGGTTACAACCAAATGCACAAGACAGCAAAAAGACTTACTTTTTTATCAGAATAACTGTCTCAAGTAAAAGTCCCTTAAAGAAGGAGGGTCAAAAACCTGTTATTACAACTGGCTTGTCTGGACACTATTTATTCTGGTGTCCTATCACCATCAATGTCTTGGAAATGTCCATTTCAAAAGTAGAGGGTGAAAACTAGATCTTAAAACAATCCGTCTAAACTTGTAATTGAAACCCACGGCTAATCTGAAAACAGGTGATGAGAGCTGCAATGGTCACTTAAAGAAACCTCTTTTTTTCAGTCGACTTTGCCATTGAAAGGACATACAATTCAGCCATAACAATATGACTGCTGGCAGGTTGTGAGTGGTCAGCGTGCCAGTGTTGATGCTTGTCTATGCCATCATTAGGTATTGACTTAATGATAAATGCGATCTGAGAAGGTTTCTTGTT
This window contains:
- the kif1ab gene encoding kinesin-like protein KIF1A isoform X5; this encodes MAAASVKVAVRVRPFNSREIGKESKCIIQMTGNTTTILNPKQPKENKSFNFDYSYWSHTTPEDINYASQLQVYKDIGEEMLLHAFEGYNVCIFAYGQTGAGKSYTMMGRQEQDQQGIIPLLCEDLFTKINDCNNDNSMSYSVEVSYMEIYCERVRDLLNPKNKGNLRVREHPLMGPYVEDLSKLAVTSYNDIQDLMDSGNKARTVAATNMNETSSRSHAVFNIIFTQKKHDTETDNTSEKVSKISLVDLAGSERADSTGAKGTRLKEGANINKSLTTLGKVISALAEIDSVPNKNKKKKKVESFIPYRDSVLTWLLRENLGGNSRTAMVAALSPADINYDETLSTLRYADRAKQIRCNAVINEDPNNRLVRELKEEVARLKDLLYAQGLGDIIETYRCTSTAITGLKYLCDNKNFVNNHQAVNQRGDLSTVTNAMTGMSPSPSLSVLSSRAGSISNLHDRIFSPASEEAIERIKETEKIIAELNETWEEKLRRTEAIRMEREALLAEMGVAMREDGGTVGVFSPKKTPHLVNLNEDPLMSECLLYYIKDGITKVGRENAKTRQDIVLSGHFISDEHCTFSSTTSSQGEGCVVLEPCEGAETYVNGKRVMTPIILRSGNRIIMGKSHVFRFNDPEQARLERERTPCAETPVEPVDWAFAQRELLEKQGIDMKQEMEQRLQELEDQYRKEREEASNLLEQQRLDYESKLEALQKQVDSRYLESPEEEEEPEEEVQWTTHETELALWAFRKWRFYQFTSLRDLLWGNAIFLKEANAISVELKKKVQFQFVLLTDTLYSPLPPDLLPPSVAKERESRPFPQTIVAVEVQDQKNGATHYWTLEKLRQRLDLMREMYDRAAELPSSAVEDCDHALTGGDPFYDRFPWFRLVGRAFVYLSNLLYPVPLVHRVAIVSEKGEVKGFLRVAVQAISADEEAPDYGSGVRQSGTAKISFEDTQFEKFQTDSAPGGLSHSNTSQEELRIVEGEGQTSETGISADEVNNNTCEASQEVPCSPVKSLDLDLDLSPEKALSHLKIGSTFTFRVTVLQASSISAEYADIFCQFNFIHRHDEAFSTEPLKNTGRGPPLGFYHVQNITVEVTMSFLEYIKTQPIVFEVFGHYQKQPFPPLCKDLISPLRPIRRQFPLVMPLSKPVPATKLSTLTRSTAGPCHAKYDLMVFFEICELEANGDYIPAVVDHRGGMPCHGTFLLHQGIQRRITVTIAHETGSDIEWKEVKELVIGRIRNTPEADETIIDPNILSLNILSSGYFWPKHDDKTFYRFEAAWDSSMHNSLLLNRVTPYGEKIYITLSAYLEMENCTQPTVVTKDFCMVFYSRDTKLPASRSIRNLFSTGCLRPSESNRVTGVYEITLCHVADNGSPGMQRRRRRVLDTSVAYVRGEENLAGWRPRSDSLILDHQWELEKLSLLQEVEKTRHYLLLREKLEATLQAGQEALYKTSDISDFAKSPVLSHCPGSSSPAPDSPNQRQRELAAKCLRLLMHTFNREYSQVSSSASESKLSEISASLMRDSSSSVSTLTPSSTCPSLIEGHYDFRLTEPSSGASTPDLDPFSPVDRKKSLRGYTFVPDIQEIRVSPIVSKKGYLHFLEPHNSGWVKRYVVVRRPYVYLYRSERDNVERAVINLSSAKVEYSEDKQTLLRTPNTFAVCTEHRGILLQATNDKEMHDWLYAFNPLLAGTIRSKLSRRKSVQSYPSAQRM